GTGGGACATTTTACATGCCGACTTCAGGGAAACTTTACATGCCGGGTAACAGGGCCGGTACTTCCGCGACCGTCTCCGGTTCCCGCGGCCGTTCGAGGTCCCGTCCGCCGGGCGGACGACTCCGGTGCGGTCGTCTCCGCACCACGCCTTCCGGCCCGAATCCGAACCTTTCCCTTCGCCGCGTCCTCCCGGACGTCCCCCGCGGGGGTGCTCGGGCGCCGCATTGGCGGCGGCCTCCGGGATCTCCGGGACGACGTGGGATAAGCATATACACCAGATACACTTAGGCGATTTGCTAAGAGTTGACTTCCTTGAGCACACCGCTTCACCGTTACGGGCCCGATGAGACTGGAACGGCCGTCGAATGGCAACGCTGGAGGAGCAATTCAAGACACGGATAGGCGCGTTTCTCGACGACACGGGCATGAGTCCGACGACGCTCGGAATGAAGGCCGTGGGCGACCCGAGCCTGCTGCGCCGGATCGAGCGCGGACGCTCGCCGTCGCTGAGGACGGCGGACCGGGTTCTGGCGTTCATCGGCGACTGGGAGCTGGATCCGGACAGCGCCGGGGCTCCGCCCGTGCGAGCCGGCGGGCCGGGGCCCGCGGCGCGCCCGGGGCAGACGAACCGGAGCGGAGCGGTGAGCGAAGACATGGGCGATGAGCGGACGAAGCCGGCGACCCGTTTCCTGCGGATCTCGGAGGTGCAGGCCCGGACGAGCCTGGGGCGGAGCACGATCTACCGCTGGGCGGCCGAGGACCGCTTTCCGGCGCCCGTCCTGCTGGGGGGGCGCGTGGCGCGCTGGATCGAGGCCGAGATCGAGGAATGGGCCGAGAAGTGGGTGGAGAAGAGCCGGGGCGGGAGCGCCCCGGATGCGACGAACGACTGAACTCCCAAGGAGGAGAGCGCATGAGAACGTTGTCGAGAACGCTGCGAACGGCGGCCTGGAACGCCGCGCTGCTGGTGTTGGCGCCCGGCGCGCTGCTGGCCCAGGGCACGAGCCCGTGGGTCGACGCGGTGAACGAGCTTCAGACGCAGTTCACGGGCCCGATCGCGCGCGGACTGTCGCTGATCGCGATCGTGGTGGGCGGGCTGATGTTCGCGTTCGGCGAGGGCGGGAGCAAGCGCACGCTGGCCGGGATCATCTTCGGGATCGGCATGGCCGTGGGCGCGGTGAACTTCCTCGGCTGGCTGTTCTGATGCGGGGACCGACCCGCTGGCCGGGCTACGCCGCGCTCAACCGCCCGCTCACCGTGCTGGGCGTCGAGCGGCGGCTGTTCCTGCTGGGCGCGACGCTCTCGGTCGCGGTGTGGAACGCGACCGCTTCGCTGATGGCCGGCGGGCTGGTATTCGCCGGCTGCTACGGCGCGGGCTGGCTCGCCGGCCGGAAGGATCCGGCGATGCTCGCGGTGCTCCGGGCGGCGGCGCGCCATCCCGCGCGGTTCGATCCCGGCAAGTGGGCGGCGGAGCCCTGGCACCTGAAGATCCCGGGGGGCGGCAGGTGAGGGTCGCCGGGGAGCTGCGGGCGCATGCGGCGGCGGGTTCGCTGGCCGAGGAGTTGCCCTACTGGGGCTGGCTGGACGACGGCCGCACCTGCCTGGCGCGTTCGGGCGAACTGATCGCGGTCGGCCGCCTGCGCCCCGCCGCGATGGACGGCCGCACCCCTCGGCAGGCCGACCGGGTGCTGAGCCTCTGGCAGCGGCTGCTCTCGGGACTGCCCCCCGGCGCGCGCCTCCAGTTCCACCTGCTCCGGCGTCCGGCCCCGGTGGCGGGCCCGGGCGAGGCGGCCGGCTCCGATGTGGCGGCGCTGTCGGGCCGCAAGCGCCGGGCGTTCCTGGCCGGGCGCGTGCAGCGGCTCGAGGCCTACGTCGTCTGGTCGCACGGGTCCGGCCTGCGGCCGGCCGCCAAGGCCGCCCGGCCGGGACCGCTGTCGGCCCTTGCGCGGCTCGGCAAGCGCCGGCGGAAGGAAGCGCCGGCGTACCTGGCGTCGGAGATCGAGGCGGCGGCGGGCCGGTTCCGGGCGATGGTCGAGGCGGGCCGCTCGCTCGTCGCCGAGCACACGCCCGTCGAGGTGCTGGGGGCTCATCGAGCGTCCCGGCTGCTGTCCGAACTCGTCAACCGCCCGGGCACGCCGTGGGACGGCGCCACGGGCAGCGGCATGAACTGGCGGCTCGCGCTGTCGGAGCTCGAAGCCGAGCGCAGTCACCTGAGACTCGGCGGCGAGCCCGTGATCCTCTACTCGCTTCTCTCGCCGCCGGGCCAGGCGCACGCGAACCTGCTCCGCGACCTCTACCGTCTCGATGCGACGCTGACCGTCTCGCTCGAGTGGCGGCCGTGGACCACGCAGGCGGCGCGGCGCCGGATCCGGGGCGC
The nucleotide sequence above comes from Candidatus Palauibacter soopunensis. Encoded proteins:
- a CDS encoding TrbC/VirB2 family protein, which codes for MRTLSRTLRTAAWNAALLVLAPGALLAQGTSPWVDAVNELQTQFTGPIARGLSLIAIVVGGLMFAFGEGGSKRTLAGIIFGIGMAVGAVNFLGWLF
- a CDS encoding AlpA family phage regulatory protein, whose translation is MGDERTKPATRFLRISEVQARTSLGRSTIYRWAAEDRFPAPVLLGGRVARWIEAEIEEWAEKWVEKSRGGSAPDATND
- a CDS encoding VirB3 family type IV secretion system protein — translated: MRGPTRWPGYAALNRPLTVLGVERRLFLLGATLSVAVWNATASLMAGGLVFAGCYGAGWLAGRKDPAMLAVLRAAARHPARFDPGKWAAEPWHLKIPGGGR